Proteins encoded within one genomic window of Triticum aestivum cultivar Chinese Spring chromosome 2D, IWGSC CS RefSeq v2.1, whole genome shotgun sequence:
- the LOC123052724 gene encoding stAR-related lipid transfer protein 7, mitochondrial — protein sequence MAGWYEEAAGLLLRRSALAEMAVDVLLCAVPIWAAVMIGLFIGWAWRPRWTGLIFLGFRSRLRLLYVPPGLGARRLWLACTALSAFSVAPQLLSSAFRRHGKYQRKDPSNDDTDACGDSGACANGRSIFEVKHGIVTEKDLDHLVQLLDNKESGHTTWQHLMERTTSNMTYKAWRHEPEVGPIMHCSQTIFEDATPELVRDFFWDDDFRLKWDPMLVCFKILDEFPLNGTTIIHWIKKFPFFCSDREYIFGRRIWESGKAYYCVTKGIPYPSLPKKEKPRRVELYFSSWRIRPVQSPKKDGQQHMACEVTLFHYEDMGIPKDVAKVGVRHGMWGAVKKLQSGFRAYQLMRKSENILSRSAIMARVTTKTCIAGSDGSLDQGPFSTEQASTEDDNSRAVQHGFDWKWVVVGGAVAAVCVLNTGIVGKALLLGAARRQAKK from the exons ATGGCGGGGTGGTACGAGGAGGCGGCGGGTCTGCTGCTGCGCCGGTCGGCGTTGGCGGAGATGGCGGTAGATGTGCTGCTGTGCGCCGTGCCGATCTGGGCGGCGGTCATGATCGGCCTCTTCATAGGGTGGGCATGGCGGCCGCGCTGGACCGGGCTGATCTTCCTCGGTTTCCGCAGCCGTCTCCGGCTCCTCTACGTGCCTCCCGGGCTCGGCGCGCGCCGCCTATGGCTCGCCTGCACCGCGCTCTCCGCCTTCTCCGTCGCGCCGCAGCTGCTCTCCTCCGCCTTCCGCCGCCATGGGAAGTACCAGCGCAAGGATCCCTCGAACGACGACACGGACGCCTGCGGGGATTCTGGCGCTTGCGCTAACGGCAG GTCAATTTTTGAGGTCAAGCATGGTATTGTCACTGAGAAGGACCTAGATCACCTCGTGCAGCTTTTAGATAATAAGGAGAGTGGGCATACAACATGGCAGCATTTGATGGAGCGTACCACTTCCAACATGACGTACAAGGCCTGGAGGCATGAGCCCGAG GTGGGACCTATAATGCATTGTAGCCAGACCATTTTCGAGGATGCTACTCCTGAACTGGTTAGAGATTTCTTCTGGGATGATGATTTTCGTCTAAAGTGGGACCCCATGCTTGTGTGCTTCAAAATTTTGGATGAGTTCCCTCTGAATGGAACCACAATTATTCACTGGATTAAAAAG TTCCCTTTCTTCTGCAGTGACCGTGAATACATTTTTGGGCGGCGTATCTGGGAGTCGGGGAAGGCTTACTATTGTGTTACGAAG GGAATTCCTTATCCATCTTTGCCCAAGAAGGAAAAACCGAGGCGTGTGGAATTGTACTTCTCGAGTTGGCGTATTAGACCTG TTCAATCGCCCAAAAAAGATGGCCAGCAACACATGGCATGTGAAGTAACACTGTTTCACTACGAGGATATGGGCATACCCAAGGATGTTGCTAAAGTTGGTGTCCGCCACGGCATGTGGGGTGCTGTTAAAAAGCTGCAGTCCGGCTTTAGAGCATATCAGCTAATGAGAAAATCAGAAAACATCCTGTCACGCAGTGCCATCATGGCTCGGGTGACCACCAAGACATGCATTGCTGGTTCTGATGGCTCCTTGGATCAAGGGCCCTTCAGCACAGAACAAGCCAGTACAGAGGACGACAACTCCAGGGCAGTCCAACATGGTTTCGACTGGAAGTGGGTGGTGGTCGGTGGCGCGGTGGCTGCCGTTTGCGTGCTTAACACCGGAATTGTAGGGAAGGCCCTCTTACTTGGAGCTGCAAGAAGGCAGGCAAAGAAGTGA